The Tripterygium wilfordii isolate XIE 37 chromosome 21, ASM1340144v1, whole genome shotgun sequence genome segment CTTGAAGCTTACTATATGATTAGACCATTGACAATACGTTAcgtttccataaaaaaaaaaaatgacaacacCTTACCTACCCTCCAAATTATATTAGACCATTGACAATACGtcatttccataaaaaaaatgacaatacCTTACCTACCCTCCAAATTATGTCGGGTATATGATTGCAATAATAACATGATAAGACAAATTAAACTAGACTAGATGTCGACGTGCGCGATGCCAACTAGAGAAGGTCGGAACTGCAGCGTGTTTTGATGATAATTAATACTGTTTCAGTAAGGTTTATCCGATATCCTGCGCGCATTCGAGAAAATCCATTCAATGAAATTCgacatctctttctctctaatgGACCGAATGGTAGAACTAGTTTCATGCCTAATTAGCTCGATTAAATAACTCTTGCGCGCAAGACTCTCGCAATGAACAGAAGATAAACAGATTGTACATAGATTTTACCCTCATCCACATGCTCTTCTATCTTATTAAACCAGTCAAAGACTTTAATCAACATTGACTCCAAATACTATAATATTACACAAACGCACGCGCCGCCGCGCAGAAAAGAACACACACAAGAACATTAATATTACAGAGAAACTAACAAGAACACAGAAGAGATATGTGGAGACAATCCAGTATGGAACCTTGTGCTTGTTATCAACCGGAGAGCGAGCGATAAGGAGTTGGAACTAAGTGCAGGTCATCTTTTGCTCTCATTGTTACATCGAAGCTTTCAATCATGTTGAGATCTTCAGGCTTCATTCCACCAGTGAGATTCCAGTCAAAATGATACAACAGTTGTGACAGCGGAAACTCAACATTTGCGAGACCAAACGACATGCCAGGACACAACCTTCTTCCGGCACCAAATGGAGTATACTCAAAACTAGTCCCCTTGTAGTCAGCTGATTTCTCGAGGAATCTCTCCGGATAAAATCTTTCTGCTTCGGTCCAATAGTTGGGATCTCTTCCAATAGCCCACACGTTCACAATAACTTTGGTGTTGGCCGCTATCTCGTATCCATTGATCTCACATCGCTCCCAATTTATTCTTGGAAGTAGGAAAGGCAACGGAGGGTGTAGTCTTAGAGTTTCTTTAAGAACTAACTTCAAATATTTCAGCTCTGGAACGCCTGTTTCGTCGACTCTTCCTCTGCTATCGAAAACTTGTCTCACCTCAGCTTGTGCCTTTTTCATTACTCttggatttttcatcatttctctCATAGCCCAATCGATAGTGGTCGCTGATGTTTCACCCCCAGCAACAAAAATGtcctaaagaatcaaaaagGGTTTGTAAATAACTAAAGTAAGTAGCATAAACTCAAAGTTCATTCATTAGTTTTCAAAAATCTTACCTGAATCACTGATTTGATATTGTTAATAGTCAATGGAAAGTCACCCTCCTCATGAAATTTCAAGAGTACATCAACCAGATCTTCGTGTTCATCGTCCCCTTTTCCGGTTACTGGTTTCTTAACGTGTTGGTTGATGATGTTTCCAAGTAGCATGTCACCTTGTTTATGTAACCTTTCCGTTTTCTTGCCCTCGCCCATAATCCAGTGAACCAATTTCAAGGAAGGAAACACATCCACGATATTGAATCCCGATGCTCTGTTTTGGGATGCCTTCGAATATTCGATGAATTCTTCATGCTCACCACGTCCACACGTCCTCCCAAACGCCACCTTTGAAACTAAGGCGTATATTGTTGTGTACAGTCTTTCCGTCAGGTTGATCGATGATCCGGCATTCGAACCAATCCATTCGATTACATTCGACGTCTCTTGCTCTCTTATCGGCCTGAACGATTGGACACGTTTCACGCTCAAAAGCTCTATTGTGCAAATTTTCCTTAGTTGCCTCCAATACTCGCCATATGGTGCAAAGGCAATGTCAGTGTGATCATAAGTCATGACTTTCATAGCATTTAAAAGAGGCCTCGAAGCGAAAGTAATGTCATGAGTCTTCATTACCTCTTTTGCATACTCTGGTGAAGTAACAACAAGTGTTGGTACTTCCCCAAAATGGAGGTGCATCAAGGGTCCATGCTTTTTGGCTAACTTTTGTAGCGCTCGATGTGGTAGATCTTGTGCTAATTGGTGCAAGTTTCCGATCAAAGGTAGCTTCCACGGCCCCGGAGGCAGTTTTGAAGGCCTCAAAACTGACTTCAGCACCA includes the following:
- the LOC119988916 gene encoding cytochrome P450 71D9-like encodes the protein MDLQLPSFPILSSIILLILVVLKSVLRPSKLPPGPWKLPLIGNLHQLAQDLPHRALQKLAKKHGPLMHLHFGEVPTLVVTSPEYAKEVMKTHDITFASRPLLNAMKVMTYDHTDIAFAPYGEYWRQLRKICTIELLSVKRVQSFRPIREQETSNVIEWIGSNAGSSINLTERLYTTIYALVSKVAFGRTCGRGEHEEFIEYSKASQNRASGFNIVDVFPSLKLVHWIMGEGKKTERLHKQGDMLLGNIINQHVKKPVTGKGDDEHEDLVDVLLKFHEEGDFPLTINNIKSVIQDIFVAGGETSATTIDWAMREMMKNPRVMKKAQAEVRQVFDSRGRVDETGVPELKYLKLVLKETLRLHPPLPFLLPRINWERCEINGYEIAANTKVIVNVWAIGRDPNYWTEAERFYPERFLEKSADYKGTSFEYTPFGAGRRLCPGMSFGLANVEFPLSQLLYHFDWNLTGGMKPEDLNMIESFDVTMRAKDDLHLVPTPYRSLSG